In Hippoglossus hippoglossus isolate fHipHip1 chromosome 24, fHipHip1.pri, whole genome shotgun sequence, a single genomic region encodes these proteins:
- the lrp11 gene encoding low-density lipoprotein receptor-related protein 11 isoform X2 yields MAPLQHPPPPPPPLLLLLLLASALLLSSVPLTDSRSSPIADLKSKISGVEELLEEFRKQLQQQDRAADGIDSCAGDFSAVGERIIRTKASIEQGATFLLAPERVLTWRDCLHSCCSQPHCTVAVVQEEPRQPGDSLSCYLFNCTYRGRSVCSFAPQPGFSTYTRGPNATSAPGHLPASAGASAGASAGGPAGRPGEGPAEEDQAPDVDEPPRSDAGQDVVIQLPTDWAVLDGRDSVDDRGISHYEWTLVKGETAINMKATHPGLLKISDLQEGVYTFQMTVTDTVGQKSSDNVSVTVLAPKHQAEVCTGHCSNYQFRCDDGCCIDITYACDGKQHCPDRSDEDFCPNFDSGRKTVSHPVDVPSPRGSGARTEEAESGSRLQDGPRNNVENIVSPEERTKTAPPQSTGQQRTSVSQDPCAAAPVVGPCKGTFPRWYYDQNAGECKHFLYGGCQGNHNNFLQESDCISECIQKSPAFKPATAAPPITKQTEIAAPKVSQSQAESDVPISKPFPAMGGHPVPESGAVLPLALGLIITALLLLIIGCRLKLVRHKLKKTRPLTTEDSDYLINGMYL; encoded by the exons ATGGCTCCTCtgcagcatcctcctcctcctcctcctccgctgctgctgctgctgctgctcgcctccgccctgctcctctcctccgtgCCGCTCACCGACAGCCGCTCCTCGCCCATCGCCGACCTCAAGTCGAAGATCTCCGgcgtggaggagctgctggaggagttccggaagcagctgcagcagcaggaccgCGCGGCCGACGGGATCGACTCGTGCGCGGGCGACTTCAGCGCCGTCGGGGAGCGCATCATCCGCACCAAGGCCTCCATCGAGCAGGGGGCCACGTTCCTGCTGGCCCCGGAGCGGGTGCTCACCTGGAGGGACTGCCTGCACTCCTGCTGCTCCCAGCCGCACTGCACCGTGGCGGTGGTGCAGGAGGAGCCGCGGCAGCCCGGCGACAGCCTCAGCTGTTACCTGTTCAACTGCACCTACCGGGGGAGAAGCGTGTGCTCCTTCGCCCCGCAGCCGGGATTCAGCACGTACACCAGGGGCCCCAACGCCACCAGCGCCCCGGGACACCTCCCTGCCTCCGCCGGGGCCTCCGCCGGGGCCTCCGCCGGGGGACCAGCCGGGAGGCCCGGGGAGGGACCGGCCGAGGAGGACCAGGCACCAG aCGTGGACGAGCCTCCTCGCAGCGACGCCGGGCAGGACGTGGTGATCCAGCTGCCCACGGACTGGGCCGTCCTGGATGGCCGGGACAGCGTGGACGACCGCGGCATCAGCCACTACGAGTGGACCCTGGTCAAAGGAGAAACAGCCATCAACATGAAG GCGACGCACCCGGGGCTCCTGAAGATCAGTGACCTGCAGGAGGGCGTGTACACTTTCCAGATGACGGTCACCGACACAGTGGGTCAGAAGAGCTCCGACAACGTCTCTGTCACTGTGCTGGCACCCAAACACCAAGCAGAAG TGTGCACCGGTCACTGTTCAAACTACCAGTTCAGGTGTGATGACGGCTGCTGCATAGACATCACCTACGCCTGCGATGGGAAGCAACACTGTCCAGATCGCTCTGACGAGGACTTCTGCCCAAACT TCGACAGCGGCAGGAAGACGGTGAGCCACCCTGTGGACGTGCCCAGCCCTCGTGGGTCTGGAGCCCGGACGGAGGAGGCTGAGTCCGGGTCCAGGCTCCAGGACGGACCCAGGAACAACGTGGAGAACATCGTGTCACCTGAGGAAAGAACCAAGACCGCTCCTCCTCAAAGTACCGGTCAGCAGAGGACTTCAGTCAGTCAAG ATCcctgtgctgcagctccagtCGTGGGGCCGTGTAAAGGCACCTTCCCCCGCTGGTACTATGACCAAAACGCCGGCGAATGCAAACACTTCCTGTACGGCGGCTGCCAGGGCAACCACAACAACTTCCTGCAGGAATCAGACTGCATCAGTGAATGTATTCAAAAAA gTCCAGCTTTCAAACCTGCAACCGCTGCTCCTCCCATCACCAAACAGACGGAGATAG CTGCACCTAAAGTCTCCCAGAGCCAAGCAGAGAGCGACGTCCCCATCTCGAAACCATTTCCAGCGATGGGAGGACATCCTGTCCCGGAGTCAG gtgCAGTCCTGCCCCTGGCTCTCGGACTCATCatcactgctctgctgctgctcattatCGGCTGCCGCCTCAAACTCGTTCGCCACAAGCTGAAGAAAACCCGGCCCCTGACCACAGAGGACTCGGATTACCTCATCAACGGCATGTACCTGTAG
- the lrp11 gene encoding low-density lipoprotein receptor-related protein 11 isoform X1, with protein sequence MAPLQHPPPPPPPLLLLLLLASALLLSSVPLTDSRSSPIADLKSKISGVEELLEEFRKQLQQQDRAADGIDSCAGDFSAVGERIIRTKASIEQGATFLLAPERVLTWRDCLHSCCSQPHCTVAVVQEEPRQPGDSLSCYLFNCTYRGRSVCSFAPQPGFSTYTRGPNATSAPGHLPASAGASAGASAGGPAGRPGEGPAEEDQAPGGEVVVEIRDVDEPPRSDAGQDVVIQLPTDWAVLDGRDSVDDRGISHYEWTLVKGETAINMKATHPGLLKISDLQEGVYTFQMTVTDTVGQKSSDNVSVTVLAPKHQAEVCTGHCSNYQFRCDDGCCIDITYACDGKQHCPDRSDEDFCPNFDSGRKTVSHPVDVPSPRGSGARTEEAESGSRLQDGPRNNVENIVSPEERTKTAPPQSTGQQRTSVSQDPCAAAPVVGPCKGTFPRWYYDQNAGECKHFLYGGCQGNHNNFLQESDCISECIQKSPAFKPATAAPPITKQTEIAAPKVSQSQAESDVPISKPFPAMGGHPVPESGAVLPLALGLIITALLLLIIGCRLKLVRHKLKKTRPLTTEDSDYLINGMYL encoded by the exons ATGGCTCCTCtgcagcatcctcctcctcctcctcctccgctgctgctgctgctgctgctcgcctccgccctgctcctctcctccgtgCCGCTCACCGACAGCCGCTCCTCGCCCATCGCCGACCTCAAGTCGAAGATCTCCGgcgtggaggagctgctggaggagttccggaagcagctgcagcagcaggaccgCGCGGCCGACGGGATCGACTCGTGCGCGGGCGACTTCAGCGCCGTCGGGGAGCGCATCATCCGCACCAAGGCCTCCATCGAGCAGGGGGCCACGTTCCTGCTGGCCCCGGAGCGGGTGCTCACCTGGAGGGACTGCCTGCACTCCTGCTGCTCCCAGCCGCACTGCACCGTGGCGGTGGTGCAGGAGGAGCCGCGGCAGCCCGGCGACAGCCTCAGCTGTTACCTGTTCAACTGCACCTACCGGGGGAGAAGCGTGTGCTCCTTCGCCCCGCAGCCGGGATTCAGCACGTACACCAGGGGCCCCAACGCCACCAGCGCCCCGGGACACCTCCCTGCCTCCGCCGGGGCCTCCGCCGGGGCCTCCGCCGGGGGACCAGCCGGGAGGCCCGGGGAGGGACCGGCCGAGGAGGACCAGGCACCAGgtggggaggtggtggtggagatCCGGG aCGTGGACGAGCCTCCTCGCAGCGACGCCGGGCAGGACGTGGTGATCCAGCTGCCCACGGACTGGGCCGTCCTGGATGGCCGGGACAGCGTGGACGACCGCGGCATCAGCCACTACGAGTGGACCCTGGTCAAAGGAGAAACAGCCATCAACATGAAG GCGACGCACCCGGGGCTCCTGAAGATCAGTGACCTGCAGGAGGGCGTGTACACTTTCCAGATGACGGTCACCGACACAGTGGGTCAGAAGAGCTCCGACAACGTCTCTGTCACTGTGCTGGCACCCAAACACCAAGCAGAAG TGTGCACCGGTCACTGTTCAAACTACCAGTTCAGGTGTGATGACGGCTGCTGCATAGACATCACCTACGCCTGCGATGGGAAGCAACACTGTCCAGATCGCTCTGACGAGGACTTCTGCCCAAACT TCGACAGCGGCAGGAAGACGGTGAGCCACCCTGTGGACGTGCCCAGCCCTCGTGGGTCTGGAGCCCGGACGGAGGAGGCTGAGTCCGGGTCCAGGCTCCAGGACGGACCCAGGAACAACGTGGAGAACATCGTGTCACCTGAGGAAAGAACCAAGACCGCTCCTCCTCAAAGTACCGGTCAGCAGAGGACTTCAGTCAGTCAAG ATCcctgtgctgcagctccagtCGTGGGGCCGTGTAAAGGCACCTTCCCCCGCTGGTACTATGACCAAAACGCCGGCGAATGCAAACACTTCCTGTACGGCGGCTGCCAGGGCAACCACAACAACTTCCTGCAGGAATCAGACTGCATCAGTGAATGTATTCAAAAAA gTCCAGCTTTCAAACCTGCAACCGCTGCTCCTCCCATCACCAAACAGACGGAGATAG CTGCACCTAAAGTCTCCCAGAGCCAAGCAGAGAGCGACGTCCCCATCTCGAAACCATTTCCAGCGATGGGAGGACATCCTGTCCCGGAGTCAG gtgCAGTCCTGCCCCTGGCTCTCGGACTCATCatcactgctctgctgctgctcattatCGGCTGCCGCCTCAAACTCGTTCGCCACAAGCTGAAGAAAACCCGGCCCCTGACCACAGAGGACTCGGATTACCTCATCAACGGCATGTACCTGTAG